A genomic region of Phragmites australis chromosome 2, lpPhrAust1.1, whole genome shotgun sequence contains the following coding sequences:
- the LOC133907047 gene encoding uncharacterized protein LOC133907047: MGTGDGEVAASKEKGGGAERTSLDGVRDKNVMQLKKLNTALFPVRYNDKYYQDAIASKDFSKLAYYSDICVGAIVCRLEKKEGGAVCVYIMTLGVLAPYRGLGIGTMLLNHVFDLSAKQNISEIYLHVQTNNDDAITFYKKFGFEITQTIHNYYMNITPPDCYVLTKFIGQAATKK; encoded by the exons ATGGGCACGGGGGACGGAGAGGTCGCGGCGAGCAAGGAGAAGGGTGGCGGCGCGGAGCGGACGTCGCTGGACGGCGTGCGGGACAAGAACGTGATGCAGCTCAAGAAGCTCAACACGGCGCTCTTCCCCGTCCGCTACAACGACAAGTACTACCAGGACGCCATCGCCTCCAAGGACTTCTCCAAGCTCG CTTATTACAGCGATATATGCGTTGGCGCAATTGTGTGTCGCCTggagaagaaggaaggaggggCGGTCTGCGTTTACATCATGACCTTGGGTGTACTGGCACCGTATCGCGGCCTTGGTATCG GAACAATGCTGCTGAACCATGTTTTTGATCTCTCTGCAAAGCAGAACATCTCTGAGATATACTTGCATGTTCAGACAAACAACGACGATGCCATCACTTTCTACAAGAAGTTTGGGTTCGAAATAACACAGACGATACATAACTACTATATGAACATTACGCCACCAGATTGCTATGTTCTTACCAAATTTATTGGTCAGGCTGCTACGAAGAAATGA